From Acinetobacter lwoffii, a single genomic window includes:
- a CDS encoding low molecular weight protein-tyrosine-phosphatase, whose product MQIRNILVVCVGNICRSPMGEFFLKKNHPNLHIESAGLSAMVGHTADDKAIASMARKSIDMRSHVAKQIDAHLIKTADLILVMSSNQQKHIEKTWPFAKGKVFRLGHWQGHNVPDPYKLDQAFFEETCNNIESYVSDWQSHI is encoded by the coding sequence ATGCAAATTCGGAATATTTTGGTCGTCTGTGTAGGAAATATTTGTCGTAGTCCAATGGGTGAGTTTTTTCTCAAGAAAAATCATCCTAACTTACATATTGAATCTGCGGGTCTTTCTGCCATGGTAGGCCATACTGCTGATGATAAAGCCATTGCAAGTATGGCAAGAAAATCAATTGATATGAGATCACATGTCGCAAAACAAATTGATGCCCACTTAATCAAAACTGCAGATTTAATTTTAGTGATGAGTTCAAATCAACAAAAACATATAGAAAAGACTTGGCCATTTGCTAAAGGTAAAGTATTTCGTTTAGGCCATTGGCAAGGTCATAATGTTCCAGATCCTTATAAGCTTGATCAAGCATTTTTTGAAGAAACATGTAATAACATCGAATCTTATGTTTCGGATTGGCAATCACATATTTAA
- a CDS encoding polysaccharide biosynthesis tyrosine autokinase produces the protein MNQNSSTNDDTIDLKELFFSLIAQWKVIALCIILSLTFALLYLRVTPSIYSADAMVLVEDNKGAGAAALLGGLSDAIPGGMGGKSPADAEIEILNSRMILGQTIQNLHLDIQIKDNSNTLFNRLIKNDKAEVLYKKDMVVFQKENQAFLIKTLKIPNFYLDKKLELKFTDNNQFTFSYKDEVIFKGQLNSSNQTIDSKGLWEVAIFSKSPFKETFTITKLALPTAMQFLKNDYGVAERGKNSGVIGLNYNGNDKEHITQVLNNILSVYQIQNIQRKSLESKQTLNFLDKQLPELKQQLEESEVKFNRFREQYNTIDVTQEAELMLKQNVELAKMKIELQQQQAELSSKYTTDHPLMSAINAQLAEINQKTSEMTQSIKRLPETQRLYLQLYRDVKVNTELYTALLNSYQQLKIAEAGEIGNVRVIDQAVKPVKPIKPKSLITIILSIFAGGFIGVLIALLRNMMRSGIKDAAQIENELDLPVYATVPRSVIQESLINLLKKKKNIPILAVKDSSDIAIESLRSMRTAIHFALMNATNNVIAISGPAPEVGKSFITTNLATILAQGGKRVLVIDGDLRRGYLHKYFNAEVQPGLAELLNHQNSYEEVVQNSTVDNLFFVTRGKSPVNPSELLSTDQFKTFLDQASAHFDHVLIDTPPVLAVTDGIIIAQYAGVNLLIARHAKTQIKELEITVNRFEQANVKVNGVILNDVQQGAAGSYGYNYAYAYTANKDND, from the coding sequence ATGAATCAAAATTCAAGTACTAATGACGATACCATTGACTTAAAAGAATTATTTTTTTCGTTAATTGCACAATGGAAAGTGATCGCGCTTTGTATCATCCTGAGCTTAACCTTCGCATTACTTTATTTACGTGTTACTCCCTCAATTTATTCTGCTGATGCAATGGTTCTAGTAGAGGATAATAAAGGCGCTGGAGCTGCTGCCCTCTTGGGTGGGTTGAGTGATGCTATTCCAGGGGGAATGGGCGGAAAATCTCCGGCAGATGCTGAGATTGAAATATTAAACTCACGCATGATTTTGGGACAAACTATTCAAAATTTGCACCTTGATATTCAAATTAAAGATAATAGTAATACTTTATTTAATCGTCTGATTAAAAACGACAAAGCTGAAGTTCTTTATAAAAAGGATATGGTGGTTTTCCAAAAAGAAAATCAAGCCTTCTTAATCAAAACATTAAAAATTCCAAATTTCTATCTAGATAAAAAATTAGAGTTAAAATTCACGGATAACAACCAGTTTACTTTCTCTTATAAAGATGAAGTGATATTTAAAGGTCAATTGAATTCCAGCAATCAAACCATAGACTCTAAGGGACTTTGGGAAGTCGCTATATTTAGCAAATCTCCGTTTAAAGAAACATTTACTATTACTAAACTTGCACTACCTACAGCAATGCAGTTCTTAAAAAATGACTATGGTGTAGCAGAGAGAGGGAAAAACTCCGGTGTTATTGGTCTAAATTATAATGGCAATGATAAGGAACATATTACTCAAGTTCTGAATAATATTTTATCCGTCTATCAAATACAAAATATTCAACGCAAGTCTTTAGAATCTAAACAAACTTTAAATTTTCTAGACAAACAGCTGCCAGAACTTAAACAGCAACTTGAGGAATCAGAAGTCAAGTTCAATCGTTTTCGTGAGCAATACAATACTATTGATGTAACTCAAGAAGCTGAGTTAATGTTAAAGCAAAATGTTGAACTTGCGAAAATGAAAATTGAATTACAACAACAGCAAGCGGAACTTTCTTCAAAATATACCACTGATCACCCTCTTATGTCGGCAATCAATGCTCAACTTGCTGAAATTAATCAAAAAACTTCAGAAATGACACAATCGATTAAACGTTTACCAGAAACACAACGATTATATTTACAACTATATCGAGATGTGAAAGTAAACACTGAACTTTATACCGCCTTACTCAATAGCTATCAGCAATTAAAAATTGCAGAGGCTGGTGAAATTGGTAATGTTAGAGTTATTGACCAAGCTGTTAAACCTGTTAAACCAATTAAACCTAAGTCATTAATTACAATAATTTTATCAATTTTTGCTGGTGGTTTTATTGGAGTATTAATTGCACTATTACGAAATATGATGCGTTCAGGCATTAAAGACGCAGCGCAAATTGAAAATGAGCTTGATCTGCCAGTCTATGCCACTGTACCGCGCTCTGTTATTCAAGAAAGTCTTATTAACCTATTAAAGAAGAAAAAAAATATTCCTATTCTTGCGGTTAAAGATAGTAGTGATATCGCGATTGAAAGCCTCCGTAGCATGCGAACAGCAATTCATTTTGCCTTAATGAATGCGACCAATAATGTGATTGCAATTTCTGGCCCTGCACCTGAAGTTGGAAAATCATTCATTACCACTAACCTTGCTACTATTTTAGCGCAAGGGGGAAAACGGGTTCTGGTCATTGATGGTGATCTACGTCGTGGCTATTTACATAAGTACTTTAATGCCGAAGTGCAACCAGGTTTAGCAGAATTATTGAATCACCAAAATAGCTATGAAGAGGTGGTGCAAAATTCAACTGTAGATAACCTGTTTTTTGTGACACGTGGTAAGAGTCCGGTTAACCCGTCTGAACTATTAAGTACAGATCAATTCAAAACTTTCCTAGATCAGGCATCCGCTCATTTCGATCATGTACTGATTGATACGCCACCTGTGCTTGCGGTGACCGATGGCATCATTATTGCGCAATATGCAGGCGTGAATTTATTGATTGCCCGTCATGCTAAAACGCAAATTAAAGAACTTGAAATTACTGTTAATCGTTTTGAACAGGCCAATGTCAAAGTCAATGGCGTGATTCTAAATGATGTACAACAAGGGGCAGCAGGTAGCTATGGTTATAATTATGCCTATGCTTATACCGCAAATAAAGACAATGACTAA